Proteins found in one Drosophila busckii strain San Diego stock center, stock number 13000-0081.31 chromosome 2R, ASM1175060v1, whole genome shotgun sequence genomic segment:
- the LOC108596152 gene encoding aquaporin AQPcic, with protein MNSSTLDKISCFLAELLGTGILVFLGCMGCVKTEAFPNNHLQIVLNFGFAVLVAIQCFGCVSGAHLNPAVTVAAYIYDLVSLPMAFIYFVGQMLGAFIGYGLLKALLPESTFDVPNGMCVTLPHAQVSSPQAFGIEFVATSILVIVCCGVWDPRNSKHHDSVAIRFGLAVACLACAAGPFTGASMNPARSFAPALWNKNFTSHWLYWFAPLSAAVVTSIAYKAVFRREVVEAQITSDEKLRQMDDLS; from the exons ATGAATTCGTCTACATTGGATAAAATCAGCTGCTTCCTGGCCGAGCTGCTGGGCACGGGCATACTCGTCTTCCTGGGCTGCATGGGCTGTGTGAAGACGGAAGCATTTCCCAACAATCATTTGCAAATTGTGCTCAACTTTGGCTTCGCCGTGCTAGTTGCCATTCAATGCTTTGGCTGTGTCTCAGGCGCACATTTGAATCCCGCTGTGACAGTGGCTGCTTATATCTATGATCTGGTCTCGTTGCCCATGGCgtttatatactttgtgggccAAATGTTGGGCGCATTTATTGGCTATGGACTGCTGAAGGCGCTGCTGCCCGAGTCGACGTTTGATGTGCCCAATGGCATGTGTGTAACACTCCCACATGCTCAGGTCTCGAGTCCTCAGGCCTTTGGCATTGAGTTTGTAGCCACGTCCATATTGGTGATTGTTTGCTGCGGCGTCTGGGATCCACGCAACTCCAAGCATCATGATTCGGTTGCCATACGCTTTGGTCTGGCTGTTGCCTGTTTGGCCTGCGCTGCG GGTCCCTTTACCGGCGCCAGCATGAATCCTGCCAGATCCTTTGCGCCCGCTTTGTGGAACAAAAACTTTACTTCACATTGGCTCTACTGGTTCGCTCCTTTGAGCGCTGCTGTCGTCACCTCCATTGCCTACAAGGCTGTCTTTCGCCGCGAGGTAGTCGAGGCTCAGATCACCTCGGATGAGAAGCTGCGTCAAATGGATGACCTCTCGTAA
- the LOC108596148 gene encoding trichohyalin yields the protein MFANLKNKLIEEVKASPSKFQQLAAQAQAAVSSSSSTTTPNSSENTDSGSGNNENFFSITEEDTPQNSPYRIQKLPRVSRASTQSLNGAVMGSGAIPRTRKLSNSSMASDISFRLPAYDAPATYHLQSDFEETSSEFDDSASTARLDVITKDQLYDAYKKSLDRYHKYRCRYTDLAKKYKELERDSSKARSVLVETQDKALRRISELREQCTLEQQAKAHLEEALRVEMDDMSCKMQAYQTKLKLLGENPENVAAALERGLTGESDEQLIDIEEASINTNGNSSSEQLQQLLAKHELELKQLRVHNEEANNTIAALRKQEEENVLLLAQTKQAIHTELEHKETEVRQLQEKLKQLETDLELASKRETQRNELQEQLKKLQQSKQEAEAKLIAAEHMLSTLKSEQQDKGTHSKKLVEQLEQRQVQLKQLQSEKEKAEKLLETLQSEQQLAKEQLKEQMQKNSELEEQLKQMITPQVHEEKENLGKEQLKQLQSEKQEAMKQLETLQSEANQKLEQQTQRNVKLEEKLKELTNQMEMLHGQAEHEQMIKEQLKQLQADKEQAEQRLETLQTEQLTTKEKLMEQTQRNNELEQKLNELTNQMEMVHGNGQEKEKHAQQQLEQLQSEKEEAKKQLEQLQSEQQVEKEQYKEQMQINSELGKKLVELSSELKTLQANVEQGSIVKKQLQNEKEEAEKLLETLQSEQEVTREQFKEHAQKNSELQEKVQELTSALEAFKMHEAEEKLVKQQLKQLEAHKAQTDEQVASLKELQLETAANKQQLTQLENEKQGAEDKLKALQLEHELKQQQLAQLEAEMQTLKLDSEQSMQDLSLQNKQLNEMLQRYQQNEATAEQLQQQLQTAQQQQEVQQAAYETLEAAKLAAEAQLATLQQQQASNASSELQATETLHKQLAGKEKELKAQLNKFNKLKKQHEQLQSKHSAQSESLQQLQSDLQQLPVLREEKQQLQQRVNEILAEIDNMQMHLTQVQSAHAELEREKQQLETRIDELQQQHQAQASSQVEQLQREASKLLESNTLLQEQNEHLQRQQEELVKSQAKLQQVLDEHSKLQNAQEIMEHDQRTLQDKCDNFEKQQLLTQDALECEKQCKAELELQLQELQTQLLTSREQRLELQQKLAEQTHDEQLLSLNETVLNLRQQLSELQQAELVMQQKMQAATAAQAKQLETLEARCTAANADVQRLQQANEALQRELEKSKNAAPDTEQLKLEIEYLNKHAKQLEAELAAQDKDKLKSLQCELYVLQEQVEQHASELSTKQQHSDELQAQLTQLQLQLEQQTLELTRQSEHASFVSEQNDAVQKELLNTQQTLQQSQAEQQQASQRCTQLEQELSQAKSESQAALPHDAEQLRKLNEQLQSELEQLQHKSSNEQQDLQHELDELQANNKEMAERINELETLRAGIQAQQLLASLAPKSVQDALANDEKSQLEAKLKEIMHEVQDVNNRNLFLEQKCENFLILEQSNERLKLQNAKLSRQLDETLVSMQHSDSVPANTEFEYLRNIMFQYLTGNTNNETLVKVIAAVLKFSPQQSQVALEKEHQRRSLLNKIL from the exons ATGTTTGCAAACCTGAAAAACAAACTCATCGAAGAGGTGAAAGCGTCGCCGTCCAAATTTCAACAGCTTGCTGCCCAGGCACAG gCCGCCGTGAGCTCATCGTCCAGCACAACAACACCAAACAGCTCGGAGAACACCGacagcggcagtggcaacaatgAGAATTTCTTTAGCATTACGGAGGAGG atACGCCACAGAATTCACCTTATCGCATACAGAAGCTGCCACGCGTTAGTCGCGCCTCCACGCAGTCGCTAAATGGAGCTGTCATGGGCAGCGGCGCCATACCGCGCACTCGCAAGCTGTCCAACTCATCAATGGCCAGTGATATATCCTTTAGATTGCCTGCCTATGATGCGCCAGCA ACCTACCACTTGCAGTCGGACTTTGAGGAAACAAGCAGTGAGTTTGATGATTCTGCTTCGACGGCACGTTTGGATGTCATCACCAAGGATCAACTGTATGATGCATATAAAAAGTCTTTGGATCGCTATCACAAATATCGCTGTCGCTATACAGACTTGGCCAAGAAGTATAAGGAGCTTGAGCGTGATAGCAGCAAGGCGCGG TCAGTGTTGGTGGAGACACAGGATAAGGCGCTGCGTCGCATTAGCGAATTGCGTGAGCAATGCACGCTGGAGCAGCAGGCCAAGGCGCATCTGGAGGAGGCACTGCGTGTGGAAATGGATGACATGAGCTGCAAAATGCAAGCGTATCAAACTAAGCTCAAGTTGCTGGGTGAGAATCCCGAgaatgttgcagcagcattggAGCGCGGGCTGACTGGAGAGTCGGACGAGCAGTTAATTGACATAGAGGAGGCTAGCATCAATACCAATGGCAACTCATCGTCGgagcagttgcaacaattgttggccAAGCATGAGCTGGAATTGAAGCAACTGCGTGTGCACAACGAGGAAGCTAACAACACCATTGCTGCCTTGCGCAAACAGGAAGAGGAAaatgtgttgctgctggcgcaaaCAAAGCAGGCTATACACACAGAGCTGGAACACAAAGAAACGGAAGTGCGTCAATTGCAAGAAAAGTTGAAGCAACTAGAAACCGATTTGGAGCTGGCGAGCAAGCGTGAAACGCAGCGCAACGAGTTGCAAGAACAATtgaaaaagttgcaacaaagcaaacaggAAGCGGAGGCGAAACTCATTGCCGCAGAGCATATGCTAAGTACGCTGAAAAGCGAGCAGCAGGACAAGGGCACGCATTCAAAGAAACTAGTGGAGCAGTTGGAGCAGCGGCAAgtgcagctcaagcagctgcagagTGAGAAGGAGAAGGCGGAAAAGCTGCTGGAGACGCTGCAAAGTGAGCAGCAGTTGGCCAAGGAACAGTTGAaagagcaaatgcaaaagaataGCGAATTGGAAGAACAACTTAAGCAAATGATAACGCCGCAAGTGCATGAAGAGAAGGAAAATCTTGGCAAGGAacagctcaagcagctgcaaagcgAAAAGCAAGAAGCTATGAAACAGCTGGAGACGCTACAAAGTGAAGCAAATCAAAAGCTTGAACAACAAACTCAAAGAAATGTGAAATTAGAAGAGAAACTTAAAGAGCTAACAAATCAAATGGAAATGCTGCATGGACAGGCAGAGCATGAACAGATGATTAAAGAGCaactaaagcagctgcaggctGACAAGGAACAAGCTGAGCAACGACTAGAGACTTTACAAACTGAGCAGCTGACAACAAAGGAAAAGCTTATGGAGCAAACTCAAAGAAATAATGAGTTGGAGCAGAAACTTAATGAGCTGACAAATCAAATGGAAATGGTGCATGGAAATGGACAAGAGAAGGAAAAGCATGCTCAGCAACAGCTGGAACAACTGCAAAGCGAAAAAGAAGAAGCTAAaaagcagctggagcagctacAAAGCGAGCAACAGGTGGAAAAGGAGCAGTACAAggagcaaatgcaaataaatagcgAACTTGGGAAGAAACTTGTAGAGCTGAGCAGCGAATTGAAAACGTTGCAAGCAAACGTGGAGCAAGGTAGCATTGTTAAGAAACAGCTGCAAAACGAAAAAGAGGAAGCTGAGAAGCTTTTGGAGACGCTGCAATCTGAGCAGGAAGTGACAAGGGAACAGTTTAAGGAGCATGCGCAAAAGAATAGCGAATTACAAGAGAAAGTTCAAGAGCTAACAAGTGCATTGGAGGCTTTTAAAATGCATGAGGCAGAGGAAAAGCTTGTGAAGCAACAGCTGAAGCAGCTGGAGGCGCACAAAGCGCAAACGGATGAGCAAGTGGCAAGCCTAAAGGAATTGCAACTGGAAACCGCtgccaacaagcagcagctaacgcAGCTAGAAAACGAAAAGCAAGGAGCTGAAGACAAGCTTAAAGCCTTGCAGTTGGAACACgagcttaagcaacaacaactggcgcAGCTTGAAGCCGAAATGCAGACGCTGAAGCTTGACAGCGAGCAGAGCATGCAAGACTTGAgtttgcaaaacaaacagctcAATGAAATGTTGCAACGTTATCAGCAAAATGAAGCAACGGCtgagcagttgcagcaacaattgcagacggcacagcagcaacaggaagTGCAGCAGGCGGCATATGAAACGCTGGAGGCTGCGAAGTTGGCGGCTGAAGCGCAGTTAGCaacgctgcagcaacaacaagctagCAATGCCAGCAGCGAGTTGCAAGCAACGGAAACGTTGCACAAACAGCTGGCGGGCAAAGAAAAAGAGCTCAAAgcgcagctaaacaaatttaataaactgaaAAAACAGCACGAGCAgttgcaaagcaaacacagtGCGCAAAGTGAaagcctgcagcagctgcagagcgacttgcaacagttgccagtGTTGCGTGAAGAgaagcaacaactgcagcaacgcGTCAACGAAATACTCGCCGAGATAgataatatgcaaatgcatttgacgCAAGTACAGAGTGCGCATGCCGAGCTGGAGCgtgagaagcagcagctggagacgCGCATagatgagctgcagcagcagcatcaagcgCAGGCCTCAAGCcaagtggagcagctgcagcgtgagGCAAGCAAGCTGCTGGAAAGCAACACGCTGTTGCAGGAACAAAACGAGCacttgcagcggcagcaggaGGAGCTGGTCAAGTCACAAGCCAAGTTGCAACAAGTGCTGGACGAGCATTCGAAGCTGCAGAATGCGCAGGAAATAATGGAGCACGATCAGCGCACGTTGCAGGACAAATGCGACAACTTTgagaagcaacagctgctgacgCAAGACGCACTCGAGTGTGAAAAGCAGTGCAAAGCTGAGCtggagttgcagctgcaagagCTGCAGACGCAGTTGCTGACGTCGCGTGAGCAGCGGCTGgagttgcaacaaaagctggCGGAGCAAACGCATGACGAGCAGCTTTTGTCGCTAAACGAAACGGTGCTAAATTTGCGTCAACAGCTGAGCGAGCTACAGCAGGCAGAGCTTGTCatgcagcaaaaaatgcaagcagctacagcagcgcAGGCGAAGCAGCTCGAAACGCTTGAGGCGCGCTGCACTGCAGCCAATGCAGATGTGCAGCGACTGCAACAGGCCAATGAGGCACTGCAGCGTGAGTtggaaaaaagcaaaaacgctGCGCCAGACACCgagcagctgaagctggaaATTgagtatttaaataagcatGCCAAGCAGCTGGAGGCGGAGCTGGCAGCGCAGGATAAGGATAAGCTTAAATCGCTGCAATGTGAGCTTTATGTGCTGCAAGAGCAGGTGGAACAGCATGCCAGCGAGCTGTCcacaaagcagcaacacagcGACGAACTGCAAGCGCAGCTAACACAGCTGCAACTACAACTGGAGCAGCAGACGCTGGAGCTGACGCGTCAAAGTGAACATGCGAGCTTTGTAAGCGAACAAAACGATGCCGTGCAAAAGGAATTGctcaacacacaacaaacgTTGCAACAAAGTCAAgcggagcagcaacaagcgtCGCAACGCTGCACGCAGCTGGAGCAAGAACTCAGCCAGGCTAAGAGTGAAtcacaagcagcgctgccgcatGATGCGGAACAGCTGCGTAAGCTCAATGAACAGTTGCAGTCCgaactggagcagctgcagcacaagTCCAGCAACGAGCAACAGGATTTGCAGCATGAGCTGGATGAACtgcaagccaacaacaaagaaatGGCCGAACGCATCAATGAGCTGGAAACACTGCGCGCCGGCAtacaagcgcagcagctgctggccagctTGGCGCCCAAGAGCGTGCAAGATGCGCTGGCCAACGATGAGAAGTCGCAGCTGGAGGCCAAGCTCAAGGAGATTATGCATGAGGTGCAGGATGTCAACAATCGCAATTTGTTCCTGGAACAAAAGTGTGAGAACTTTCTCATACTTGAGCAGTCCAATGAGCGGCTGAAGCTGCAAAACGCTAAGCTGTCCAGGCAATTGGATGAGACTTTG gTTTCCATGCAACATAGCGATAGCGTGCCAGCTAATACagaatttgaatatttgcgcAACATTATGTTTCAG TATTTAACGGGCAACACGAACAATGAAACGCTTGTCAAAGTCATAGCTGCAGTACTGAAATTTTCACCGCAGCAGTCACAGGTGGCACTCGAAAAGGAGCACCAGCGACGCTCACTG TTGAACAAGATACTATAG
- the LOC108596147 gene encoding uncharacterized protein LOC108596147, protein MADKAVEKPAGRPMRYPYTFSAKIAQFPIKHYIKNQWIWRYYFIAAVACIPVFYKISKLANSPENKKAWADSKAKEAAEHHH, encoded by the exons ATGGCCGACAAAGCAGTGGAGAAGCCCGCCGGACGCCCCATGAGGTATCCGTACACGTTCTCGGCCAAGATTGCCCAGTTCCCCATCAAGCACTACATTAAGAATCAGTGGATCTGGCGCTACTACTTCATTGCAGCCGTCGCCTGCATTCCCGTGTTCTACAAGATCAGCAAATTGG CCAACTCTCCCGAAAACAAGAAGGCCTGGGCTGATTCTAAGGCTAAGGAGGCTGCTGAACACCATCATTAA
- the LOC108596151 gene encoding aquaporin AQPcic-like, with the protein MAEFLKRFKEKVKSQDTWDKITCGLAEVLGTAILVFLGCGGCIKTNLFPNNHLQLAFNFGLAVLIAIQCVGCISGAHLNPAVTVGAYIYGKISLSMSLVYFVAQIVGAFAGYALLQIVMPYSTMHMPNGFCVTLPHFAVSPAQAFGIEFLSTAILLFICCGVWDPRNAAHHDSVPVRFGLAVACLAITVGPFTGCSLNPARSLAPAVWNGNYASHWIYWLAPLSGGAIATLVYRAVFRRRVSLLQTTVQGKVIQLEEVQLN; encoded by the exons atggcCGAGTTCCTAAAACG CTTTAAGGAAAAAGTAAAGTCGCAGGATACGTGGGATAAAATCACCTGCGGCTTGGCTGAAGTACTCGGCACTGCCATTCTCGTCTTTCTGGGCTGCGGTGGCTGCATCAAGACGAATCTCTTTCCTAACAATCATCTGCAGCTGGCATTCAATTTTGGTCTAGCTGTGCTCATTGCCATCCAATGTGTGGGCTGCATTTCTGGAGCACATCTCAATCCCGCTGTCACAGTGGGTGCCTATATCTATGGCAAGATCAGTCTGTCGATGTCCTTGGTTTACTTTGTGGCTCAGATTGTGGGCGCCTTTGCGGGCTACGCATTGCTGCAAATAGTGATGCCCTACTCGACGATGCACATGCCCAATGGATTCTGTGTGACGTTGCCACATTTTGCGGTGTCGCCTGCTCAGGCCTTTGGCATTGAGTTTCTGTCCACGGCCATTTTGCTGTTCATCTGCTGCGGTGTCTGGGATCCACGCAATGCTGCTCATCACGATTCGGTGCCAGTGCGCTTTGGTCTTGCCGTTGCCTGTTTGGCCATCACTGTG GGTCCTTTCACCGGCTGCAGCTTGAATCCCGCTAGATCCTTGGCGCCTGCTGTTTGGAACGGCAACTATGCTAGCCACTGGATTTACTGGCTGGCACCGCTGAGCGGTGGCGCCATCGCTACTCTCGTTTACAGGGCCGTCTTTCGTAGACGTGTGAGCCTCTTGCAGACCACTGTGCAAGGCAAAGTGATACAGCTGGAGGAGGTGCAGCTGAATTAA
- the LOC108596150 gene encoding aquaporin isoform X2 has translation MAENNLNSSPALPGRLRPWFLEQLCVFFGELIATAMLIFLGCMGCVQSSQYVNSHFQCSLNFGFVVLICIQCFGCVSGAHLNPAVTLASYVYKMISLPMALAYFVAQMLGAFIGYGLIRASLPKDSVCSAETPLGACVTAVADGISVWQGLLIEFLVTCALITICCGVWDPRNSKFMDSVSVRFGLAIACLSLTAGQFTGASMNPARSFGPAVWNNQWKHHWIYWAGPLVAALVTALVYKHVFRREDNKPEAIAIKPNEQEVP, from the exons ATGGCAGAGAATAATTTGAATAGCAG TCCTGCTCTGCCCGGACGCTTGCGGCCTTGGTTTCTGGAGCAGCTATGCGTGTTCTTTGGCGAACTCATAGCTACGGCTATGCTCATTTTTCTGGGCTGCATGGGCTGCGTGCAATCCTCGCAGTATGTCAACTCACACTTTCAGTGCTCCTTGAACTTTGGCTTCGTCGTGCTTATCTGCATACAATGCTTTGGCTGCGTCTCTGGCGCACATCTCAATCCGGCAGTAACCTTGGCCAGTTATGTGTATAAAATGATATCGCTGCCCATGGCGTTGGCTTATTTTGTGGCACAAATGTTGGGCGCCTTTATTGGTTACGGCTTAATACGTGCATCATTGCCCAAGGATTCTGTCTGCTCGGCGGAGACGCCACTGGGCGCTTGTGTTACCGCCGTTGCTGATGGCATTAGCGTGTGGCAAGGACTGCTCATTGAGTTTCTTGTAACCTGCGCGCTCATCACCATTTGCTGCGGCGTCTGGGATCCACGCAATTCTAAATTCATGGATTCAGTATCCGTGCGTTTTGGCCTGGCTATAGCCTGTTTATCCTTAACGGCG GGTCAATTCACCGGCGCCAGCATGAATCCAGCGCGTTCCTTTGGCCCTGCTGTTTGGAATAATCAATGGAAACATCACTGGATATACTGGGCAGGTCCCTTAGTAGCGGCGCTAGTCACTGCTCTCGTATACAAACACGTCTTTAGGCGTGAGGACAATAAGCCCGAGGCAATTGCTATTAAGCCTAATGAGCAGGAAGTGCCGTAG
- the LOC108596149 gene encoding little elongation complex subunit 1, with the protein MSISEHLDIVEFNFDELLGSTSSQHVAAPKKSKIRRMAERIADVNDLVLEVKQLKDLLRTAGEVDTLYQHEKQQRQQFERKSLELGERCVQLEQKIELEQLNSEQLREQVQQKELPVDGKQLIIIFLQLAQRMDENELASGLQRSERNLMRKLRDHCKSCKINIPAPAAKSCTKKRMKAVAVSTQSTQTVEEWPVAKVVAVSTESTQTIEELPVPKPVPLMCTVGVQTIQVCTRDQGTQHKNMTTTRGTTTASFIKMHSVGTSFPEPKPPPNVHDILNEMLAWNGDSIITPLSPLSEPEPLTSNSSVGTCTDLCNVQRELDFLPELLPTQLKLSGSRPPSRAMYDNIKDEAAFGSAKEFLNFLPHNQSVLTNLPPPLFEEVWQLMGQMVQVVLQRRCNNNNALQPPAPVSQADFGRWFNELYVSTLHEASKAAEFEPIPEETLLEAPPQIAVELAPIKLPLKPKFSLKRQPKIKVKPRKRSILRCKVKRPKPETAVHFLSNLKLNCDKVPIELNAEEQQLLELTKANKVAPSVQQPAIAVEEATTGAVEEATTQVVEEATRAVEKEATPAETATEETPAVTAKDVTPVAIAMESMPTPSAFDSDADSDCDNLVIDVGEQYTASEQLEEEPPQPQSSPIGTKRKRKVSTNSQTELQPQQKRLTRLQVKLQQQTQIEISNTPTAVSTEAINCVDYEQPRDQLFAFSPLQQQTNDCYLESPASPVASELPIEDEPIEIPLEAPYATKGRSANKAILPYLIVRHKAKPKKQTKQTQQVRLDINNYLKDAALLRLEPNVAETPQLMETWLTVYAEMQDEAAAMTRLLAVFTERSGNFRAQLMAKLEQLLFNQKQRCNTQLALRYLHLYLQLIQLQSNQLPNYVNPARLLLAKLMYHYNHDMPLLVLEVLRQFPTVLPHREQREYDHSDALITVIKHLLMCHKYEVSQALSAERALLSKLRFEYHFQPFEPTKLQVLENLLDKLKAGRLEQLSYAFALFCRRMSTNYVLQEVLAAQLMPLINNYCDLCTQSSEFELRLMCLLQCVSMIVKQLPLDSKPDIPRYIEHFKRVLLALPRPNVQQAALQALLRMQRFGYAFVLNALQGFKPNYDLTPLTRAMLRCFVNRRAQSLPRLKSKKKLKLYINNA; encoded by the exons atgTCCATTTCTGAGCACTTGGATATTGTTGAATTCAACTTTGATGAATTGCTGGGGTCCACAAGCAGCCAACATGTTGCAGCTCcaaaaaagagcaaaataCGTCGAATGGCGGAACGCATTGCTGATGTCAATGACTTGGTGCTGGAAGTGAAGCAGCTGAAAGATTTACTGAGAACTGCCGGCGAAGTAGATACACTCTACCAGCATGAgaaacagcagcgccagcagttTGAGCGTAAAAGTTTGGAGCTGGGCGAACGCTGCGTGCAGCTGGAACAGAAAATTGAGTTGGAACAACTGAACTCTGAGCAACTGCgcgagcaagtgcagcaaaaagAGCTACCTGTGGATGGCAAACagctaattataatatttctaCAACTAGCACAGCGCATGGATGAGAATGAACTGGCCAGCGGCCTTCAGCGTAGCGAGCGTAATCTGATGCGCAAGCTAAGAGATCACTGCAAAAGCTGTAAGATAAATATACCAGCGCctgcagcaaaaagttgcacaaaaaaaaggatGAAAGCTGTTGCCGTGTCAACGCAATCGACTCAGACGGTAGAGGAATGGCCAGTCGCCAAAGTTGTTGCCGTGTCAACGGAGTCGACGCAAACGATAGAGGAGTTGCCCGTGCCCAAGCCTGTGCCGCTCATGTGCACTGTGGGAGTGCAAACAATACAAGTGTGCACGCGGGATCAGGGTACCCAGCATAAGAACATGACAACAACGCGTGGCACCACCACAGCTTCCTTTATCAAAATGCATAGTGTGGGCACAAGCTTTCCAGAGCCCAAGCCACCCCCTAATGTCCATGATATACTTAATGAAATGCTGGCCTGGAATGGCGATTCCATTATCACACCACTAAGTCCATTAAGTGAACCAGAACCGTTGACGAGCAACAGCAGTGTGGGCACCTGCACGGATttgtgcaacgtgcaacgcgAGCTGGACTTTTTGCCGGAATTACTGCCCACGCAACTAAAGCTCTCCGGCTCACGACCGCCATCGCGTGCTATGTACGACAACATCAAGGATGAGGCAGCATTTGGTAGCGCCAAGGAGTTCTTAAACTTCTTGCCGCATAATCAAAGCGTGCTCACCAATTTGCCACCGCCTTTATTCGAGGAAGTCTGGCAGCTAATGGGTCAAATGGTGCAAGTAGTGCTGCAGCgacgttgcaacaacaacaatgcactACAACCGCCGGCGCCAGTTAGTCAAGCAGACTTTGGCAGATGGTTTAATGAGCTCTATGTGAGCACTTTGCATGAAGCAAGCAAAG ctgcagAATTTGAGCCAATACCAGAGGAAACGTTGCTAGAGGCGCCACCGCAAATAGCTGTGGAGTTGGCACCCATCAAATTACCGCTGAAACCCAAATTCAGCCTTAAGCGCCAACCTAAGATTAAGGTAAAGCCGCGCAAGCGCTCAATTTTGCGTTGCAAAGTCAAGCGGCCAAAGCCAGAGACAGCGGTGCATTTCTTAAGCAATCTGAAGCTCAACTGTGATAAAGTGCCAATCGAATTGAATGCCGaggagcagcaactgttggAGTTGACTAAGGCAAACAAAGTGGCGCCAAGTGTACAACAGCCAGCGATAGCTGTTGAAGAAGCAACGACAGGAGCTGTTGAAGAAGCAACAACCCAAGTTGTTGAAGAAGCAACAAGAGCTGTCGAAAAGGAGGCAACGCCAGCGGAAACAGCTACGGAGGAAACGCCAGCGGTAACTGCCAAGGATGTAACGCCAGTGGCAATTGCCATGGAGTCAATGCCAACGCCTTCGGCATTTGATTCAGATGCTGACTCTGACTGCGATAATTTGGTTATTGATGTTGGTGAACAATATACAGCGTCGGAGCAGCTGGAAGAGGAGCCGCCTCAACCCCAATCATCGCCAATCGGTACAAAGCGCAAACGGAAAGTCAGCACTAACAGTCAAACAgagttgcagccacagcagaAGCGTCTAACGCGTCTCCAagttaagctgcagcaacaaactcaAATAGAAATAAGTAATACTCCTACAGCAGTGAGCACGGAAGCAATCAACTGCGTTGACTATGAACAGCCGCGGGATCAACTTTTTGCTTTCTCGCcgctgcaacagcaaacaaacgaTTGTTATTTAGAGTCACCCGCCTCTCCTGTAGCTAGCGAACTGCCAATAGAAGATGAACCAATAGAAATACCGCTAGAAGCACCTTATGCAACGAAGGGTCGAAGCGCGAACAAAGCGATATTGCCCTATCTAATAGTAAGACACAAAGCGaagccaaaaaaacaaacgaagcAAACGCAGCAAGTGCGTTTAGATATAAACAACTACCTCAAAgatgcagcgctgctgaggCTAGAGCCCAATGTGGCGGAGACGCCACAGCTGATGGAAACCTGGCTAACGGTATATGCAGAAATGCAAgatgaagctgctgcaatgACACGACTCTTGGCCGTATTTACTGAGCGCAGTGGCAACTTTCGAGCGCAATTGATGGCCaaactggagcagctgctgtttaatCAAAAGCAACGCTGCAATACACAGCTGGCACTTAGGTATCTGCACCTTTACTTGCAGCTAATCCAGTTGCAATCAAATCAACTGCCAAACTATGTTAATCCCGCACGCTTGTTGCTGGCCAAGCTCATGTATCATTATAATCACGACAtgccgctgctggtgctggaggTGCTGCGTCAATTTCCTACTGTATTGCCGCATCGTGAGCAACGCGAATATGATCATAGTGATGCGCTAATTACCgttataaaacatttgctaaTGTGCCACAAATATGAAGTGTCGCAAGCATTGAGCGCGGAGCGTGCGTTGCTCTCGAAGCTGCGCTTTGAGTATCACTTTCAACCCTTTGAGCCCACCAAGCTGCAAGTGCTGGAGAATCTGCTGGACAAACTCAAGGCCGGTCGTCTGGAGCAACTCAGCTATGCCTTTGCGCTATTCTGTCGTCGCATGAGCACAAATTACGTGCTGCAGGAGGTGCTAGCGGCGCAGCTAATGCCGCTAATTAACAACTATTGTGATTTGTGCACGCAGAGTTCGGAGTTTGAGCTGCGACTGATGTGCCTGCTGCAGTGCGTCTCCATGATTGTGAAACAACTGCCGCTGGATAGCAAGCCGGATATTCCGCGCTATATAGAGCACTTCAAGCGTGTGCTATtggcgctgccacgccccaacGTGCAGCAGGCAGCACTGCAGGCTTTGCTGCGCATGCAACGTTTTGGCTACGCGTTCGTTTTGAATGCATTGCAAGGCTTTAAGCCTAACTATGATCTAACGCCGTTAACACGCGCCATGTTGCGTTGCTTTGTTAACAGACGCGCTCAGAGCCTACCGCGGCTCAAgtccaaaaaaaaacttaaattgtacataaataatgcctag